Part of the Aquimarina sp. TRL1 genome, CACTAAAAAAAGAAGTAAATCTTTATTATCATCCGGATTAAATGAGCCTGATTATCAATTCGAATTTGGAGATCTTCAAAATTTCGAAAATGAAATCCAGCGAATTAAAACAGAAAACGGATTATCGACTCAAGTAATTTACGACACCGAAAGCAATGTATGGGGAGACATTTTAGTAACACTACTTCCCTTTGCACTTATCATTGGAGTATGGGTATTTATCATGCGTAGAATGAGTGGTGGTGCTGGAGGAGGTGCCGGAGGGCAGATTTTCAATATTGGAAAATCAAAAGCAAAACTTTTTGATCAAAATACAGATGTCAAAGTTTCTTTTGAGAATGTAGCCGGACTAGAAGGTGCTAAAGAAGAAGTACAAGAAATCGTAGATTTTCTTAAAAACCCTGAAAAATACACCTCATTAGGAGGTAAAATCCCTAAGGGGGCTCTTCTTGTAGGTCCTCCAGGAACCGGAAAAACCTTATTAGCAAAAGCAGTAGCAGGAGAAGCCAAAGTACCTTTCTTCTCTCTTTCAGGATCTGATTTTGTAGAAATGTTTGTGGGAGTTGGAGCCTCTCGTGTTAGAGACCTTTTCAAACAAGCCAAGGAAAAATCCCCAGCCATAATATTTATCGATGAGATTGATGCCATTGGTAGGGCTCGTGGAAAAAGTAATTTCTCCGGATCAAATGACGAACGAGAAAACACCCTGAATCAGCTCCTAACTGAAATGGACGGTTTTGGCACGAATACCAATGTAATTGTAATTGCTGCTACTAACAGAGCTGATGTATTAGACAAAGCCCTGATGAGAGCTGGACGTTTTGACAGACAAATATTTGTAGACCTGCCTGATATCAGAGAACGAAAAGAAATTTTCGAAGTTCACCTAAAACCTTTAAAAAAGGTAGAAAATGAATTAGATACCGATTTCATGGCCAAGCAGACCCCTGGATTCTCAGGAGCTGATATTGCTAATGTTTGTAATGAAGCAGCACTTATTGCTGCCAGAAAAGGAAACACAGCCGTAGGAAAACAAGATTTCTTAGATGCTGTGGACAGAATTGTTGGTGGTCTAGAAAAGAAAAACAAAATCATTACCCCAGAGGAGAAAAAAGCCATTGCTTTTCACGAAGCAGGTCATGCCACTGTTAGCTGGATGTTAGAACATGCTGCTCCCCTGGTAAAAGTAACTATTGTACCTAGAGGACAATCATTAGGAGCTGCCTGGTACTTACCAGAAGAACGTCTTATTGTACGACCAGGTCAAATGCTGGATGAGATGTGCGCAACACTGGGAGGACGTGCTGCAGAAAAAGTCATCTTTAATAAGATATCTACCGGAGCATTAAGCGACCTGGAAAAAGTAACCAAACAAGCAAGAGCAATGGTTACTATATATGGACTAAATGATAAGATAGGAAATATCACCTATTACGATTCTTCGGGTCAAAATGAATACGGATTTACTAAACCTTATAGCGAACAGACCAGTGAGCTTATCGATAAAGAAATCTCCAATATCATTGAAGAACAGTATCAACGTGCAATAAAACTGTTAGAAGAACACAAAGACAAGCTAACAGAATTAGCAGAAGTACTACTAGAAAAAGAAGTAATTTTTAAAGATAACCTGGAAGAAATCTTCGGAAAACGCCCTTTCGAAAAGGAAAAAGAAGAAACAACTGAAGACCCTTCATAGAAGTTTTTACTTGTTTTATCGTTTTAATTAAAAAAATCTTAACCTAACAAGAATATTAGGTTAAGATTTTTTTATCTTTGAACGTTTTGTAAAATCAAAGTAAGCAACCCCAATAAAAATGAGTCTATTTAGAAGATTATTTTCCTCAAAATCTAAATCAGACCAGAAGAAGAAAGATCAGCAAATTGATGATCGCAGTAAATATATGCCCGAAATCGACCTACCTGTAGATGAGAGCTTTATGCTTAATTTCAGGAAGAATGGAGGTAAGTTTCTTTATTGCGATAATGAAAATGAGATTCTGGATTCTTTTGACAATATCCTATTAGAGAATGATTGGTATGAAAAAAAAGTATTTTGTATAGAAAAAGGATTGGAACAAAAATTTTCAGGGTATAATTTAGAATTTACAAAAAACACCTCATCCTCTTTTTTCCTAGCTACTTGCGAATACTTGATTGCCGACACTGGTGCTATCCTGTTTTCTTCCAATCAGCTCGGAGAAAAGAAAATAACCGAACTTCCTGACAATTTTGTTATCCTTGCCGGAACAAGCCAGCTTGTACAAAATATAGGCGAAGGATTAAAAGGAATAAAAGAAAAAAACAAGAATGCCATACCAACCAATATCACTACCATCAAAAACTTTGAAACCCAAAAAGAAAAAGACTTCTTAAGCTACGGAAGTACATCAAAAAATCTATATTTGCTCCTGCTGGAAGACTTATAACATGAAGGAAATAATAACAAGGTCTTTATCTGGGTTTTTGTATATCCTTATATTGCTCCTATCCATTTTTATCTCTAGATACACCTTTATAGGCGTATTTTTTATTTTTGGAATTTTAAGCTTATACGAATTCCAGAAACTGATTCGCTATAATAAAATATGGCTCTATTTCCTATTTGCTTTTTTAATGTTGCTATTCAACAGCATTACCCTTCCTGATTATGTAGTACTCACTATACTATTACTGACAATAGCTACTGAAATTTTATTGATCAGGGACTTAATAAGCATACGGATTATTCCGATGTTCGAAAAAAAGAAATACCTAACAAGTATATTTTATCTAATAACCTCAATTATATTTTTAACCCAAATACCAATCTATAACAACAAGTATGAACCCATGATTATGGCGGGCTCTTTCTTTTTGATCTGGACCAATGATACATTCGCATATTTAGTCGGTAAAAACTTTGGAAAACACAAATTACTGGAACGCATTTCCCCTAAAAAAACAATAGAAGGTTTTATTGGTGGGCTTGTCTTCTCTCTACTGGCAGGATATTTAATTGCTACCTTTACAGAAACATTATCAACCGGAATTTGGTTGATTATAAGTGTAATTATGAGTATTTTTGGTTCTCTTGGAGATCTGATTCAGTCTAAGTTCAAAAGACAGGCTGGAGTAAAAGACAGCGGAGCAATTATGCCGGGACATGGAGGGATGTTTGATCGTCTGGACAGCATTATATTCGCCAGTCCTTTTTTATACTTGTTTTTACAAATTCTAAATTATGTTTCATAAAGAAGGCTATAAAATCATATCCATATCAATTGTCTTATTCTTAGGAATTAATCTTGCATCATATGTAGCATTACAAATAAGAGAATGGCAAGTAGCGATCCTGATTGTTACATTGATATTTTTATTTCTAATTCTTCAATTTTTTAGAAATCCAAAAAGAACAACAAAAGTAAATGACCTTTCTGTCGTATCTCCTGTTGATGGAAAAGTAGTTGTTATCGAAGAAGTTTTTGAAAAAGAGTATTTTCAGGAAAAAAGACTTCAAGTCTCTGTTTTTATGTCGCCAATCAATGTTCATGTTACCCGACACCCTATTAACGGAGACGTTTTATTCAGCAAGTATCATCCAGGAAAATACTTAGTTGCATGGCACCCTAAAGCTTCTGAAGAAAATGAGCGAACTACAGTGGTTGTAAAAAACGATCATATTGATGTTTTATATCGTCAGATTGCCGGAGCACTAGCCAAACGTATTGTCAACTATGCTGTAGAAGGAGAAAAAGTCACACAAGGTAGCGACAGTGGTTTCATTAAATTTGGCTCCAGAGTAGATTTATATCTGCCCATAGGCACCAAACTCAATGTATCACTCAATGAAAAAGTAAGAGGGGGCGAGAGTATTATCGCTAGTTTATAATTTATATGACGGAAGAAGAGAAAATAGATATTGAATTCAAAGAAGCATTCAGAAGGGCATCAAACACAAAAATACAATTACCGCCTGATATCATGCTTCACTTTTATGCATATTACAAACAAGCAAGCTTATCACAGGGCATGGGCATGCACTCCCCTTCTGGTAACAGCGAACTGAGAAATGCCTTTAAATTAAATGCGTTATTTCAGGTAAAACACCTCAGCGTAAAAGAAGCAAAATTAAAATATATAGAATTAGTCAATAAATACATCATTGACTGATTTAAAAGCATAAAAAAAGAGACTGAATACAACACACTTCAGTCTCTTACAATCAATCAATTTGTCGAAGACATACTAAAAAAAGTATTTGAAAACAAAGATTATCCCGAGAGCTATTAAAGCTTCTCGTATAGATTTTCTTATTTTATCCTAATAATGTTTTAACCAAAAAAACTGGCGTAAAAGATTATAAATCTTTATAAAACATTCTGTTACAAATATACAACCCACCCTATCTTACAATAGAATTTTTGCTGTTATATATTGGTTAAATTCCCAGTCAAGCTTTAACATTTTTTAAACAAAAAAGTTCGAAAAGCAACTACTTTCCGAACTTTATATAATCATCTTATGTTACTCTATTAGCTCTTTAGGCTAGCTAAACTCGATTTCAGTGTTTCTATTTTAGCTTCTGCATCCGCCTGTTTCTTACGCTCAACTTCAATTACTTTTTCAGGTGCATTATTAACGAATCGTTCATTCTGTAACTTCTTTTGTACAGATTTCAAAAACCCTTCAGTATACGCCAATTCTTCGCTCAACTTCTTTATTTCTTCATCTACATTAATCGCTCCTGACATGGGTACAAAATACTCATTAGATTTTACTCGGAAAGAAAGTGCTTTCTCTACCTTATCATCTACATAAGATATCGCAGAAATATTCCCCAGTTTAGCAATAACCGCATCAAATGCCGTACTAAACTTCTCATGATTCAATACTGACATCTCAATCTGCTCTTTAAAAGAAATATTCTTTTCCTTTCTTATTGTCCGAATTTCTGACACTACAGCTGCTGCGATTTCAAATTGCGCAATCAATTCCTTATTAACAGCCCTTTCTTTAGGCCATTCTGCTATAATTAACGCCTCTTCTTTGGTTCTATCCGAGATTTGATGCCATAATTCTTCTGAAATAAATGGCACGAATGGGTGAAGTATTTTTAGGTTTTCCTCTAACACTGCAATAACTTCCTTATATGTTTTCCCGTCGATTGGACTACCATATGCCGGTTTAATCATTTCCAGTAACCAACTACAGAAATCATCCCATACTAACTTATACGTAGTCATCAGCGCATCACTGATACGATACTTAGCATAACTATCCTCTAATTCCCTTAAGGCTTGCTGGAATCTGGAACGATACCACTCAAGTGCTATTCCTGAAGCTTCTGGCTGAGGAATCGTTTCATCTACCTCCCATCCTTTTATCAACCTAAAAGCATTCCATATTTTATTTACAAAACCACTTCCCTGCTTACACAGCTCTTCATCAAACATCAGGTCATTTCCTGCCGGAGAACTCAATAACATCCCTACACGAATACCATCTGCTCCATAACGATCAATCAAATCTAACGGATCCGGAGAATTCCCTAAGGATTTAGACATTTTACGTCTCTTCTTATCCCTAACAATCCCAGTCAGGTAAACATTGGTAAATGGTTTTTCTTTTCGATATTCATACCCCGCTATAATCATTCTTGCTACCCAGAAAAACAAAATCTCTGGAGCTGTAACCAAATCATTCGTCGGATAGTAATACTTAATTTCTTCATTATCCGGTTCCAGTATTCCATTAAATACACTCATTGGCCATAACCATGAAGAGAACCAAGTATCTAATGCATCAGGATCCTGAGTTAAGTCTGCATCTGACAAATCATTATTTCCTGATTTTTCTTTTGCCAACTTTAACGCTTCCTCTCTGGTTTCTGCTACTACAAAATCCTCTTTCCCTGTTCCGAAGTAATATGCAGGAATCTGATGTCCCCACCACAATTGTCTCGAAATATTCCAATCCCGCACATTCTCCATCCAGTAACGATATGTATTGACGAACTTCTCAGGAACCAGGTTTACCTCTTTATCCAATACTGCAGTAAGTGCTGGTGCTGCCAGATCTTTCATTTTTAAGAACCACTGATCACTTAACTTAGGTTCGATTACTGCCTTGGTACGCTCACTTGTCCCTACTTTATTAAGGTGTGTTTCTACTTTTTCCAGTGCTCCGATTGCTTCCAGCTCCTTTACAATCTCTTTGCGAACTACAAAACGATCTTTTCCTTCATAATGCAGTCCATTCGCATTGAGTGTCGCATCATCATTAAAAATATCGATCACTTCTAACTGATGCTTATCTCCCAGTACCTTATCATTCTGATCATGAGCAGGAGTCACTTTCAGACACCCTGTACCAAACTCCATATCTACATATTCATCTTCTATAACAGGAATTGCTCTTCCTACAACTGGAATAATCGCCTTCTTTCCTTTTAGGTGTGCAAATCGCTCATCGTTAGGATTGATACATATAGCTGTATCTCCCATAATAGTCTCTGGACGAGTAGTCGCAATTGTCAACGTTTCTTCACTCCCTTCCAGCTTGTATTTCAAATAATATAAATTCCCTTGTTTTTCTTCATAAATCACTTCTTCATCCGACAAGGTGGTCTTGGCCTGTGGATCCCAATTCACCATTCGATATCCTCTATAAATCAATCCTTTATTATATAAGTCTACAAAAACTTTTATAACAGAAGCGGATAAATTATCATCCATAGTAAAAGCCGTTCGCTCCCAATCACATGAAGCTCCCAGTTTTTTTAGCTGTTCTAATATAATTCCTCCATGTTTATGCGTCCACTCCCAGGCATGTTTCAAGAATTCTTCTCTGGTCAGGTCGCTTTTATTAATTCCTTCTTCTTTCAGCTTAGCTACCACTTTTGCTTCTGTAGCAATAGAAGCATGATCAGTCCCCGGAACCCAGCACGCATTATATCCTTTCAGACGTGCACGCCTGATAAGAACATCCTGAATTGTATTATTAAGCATATGCCCCATATGTAGCACTCCCGTGACATTCGGAGGAGGAATGACTATCGTATACGCCTCTCTATCATCAACTTCTGAATGAAAATAATTATTTTCCATCCAATAGTTATACCATTTATCTTCTACTGATTTTGAGTCATATTTGCCTGATGAAGCCATACTTTGGTCTGATTTTTGATTTTTAAAGTGCAAAAGTAATTATTATAAACGACAACAGGAAAGCCTTTTTAGGTTTTGAAGTTGCATAAAAAGTAACTACATTTACAAACAATAAAAACCTACACTATGAAAAATATAATGATGATTTTATTTGTTGCTTTATTAGGTACAACAATAAATGCACAAGAAGCCAAAGCGCAAATAAAATTCAAAACAGATGTTATCGATTATGGTGAAATAGAAGCTGGAAGCGATGGTATTCGCGAATTTGAATTCACAAATACAGGAAGCGCTCCTCTTATTATCTCCAGAGTATACTCTAGTTGTGGTTGTACTATTCCTGAAAAACCAAAGGACCCTATCGCTCCTGGAGACAATGGTGTCATCAAAGTAAAATACGACACAAAAAGAGTAGGTCCTATCAGAAAGACTATTACGGTTTATTCTAATGCAGAAGAATCCACAAAAGCTATAAAAATAAAAGGAACTGTACTCGCTAAGAAATAAAATTATTTTTAAGAAAACATAAAGAAGAGAAGAACCTATCAGTTCTTATAAAAAAAGCACCGATAAAATCGGTGCTTTTTTTTATTGCTATATTACTTTTTTAAGACGAAATGTATATGTCAGCTCCACTCCTAATCGTTCTATTCTTAACCGAATTTTCTTCCCTTCTTTGGAATAAAACAGATCATTAAGGTCCGATAACTTATACTCATCTGCATTTTTACCGTTAATCGCCAGTAAGACATCCCCCTTCTTCAAACCAACTGCTGCTGCCGAAGAACCTTTCCGCACATCAACCACTTCATATTGTTTTGCCAGGCTATAATGAAAATTAGATTTGTATTCTGTAAAACTCACCATATCTCCTTCTTCTTTTCCACCTCTTGTTTCAAAGCTAAAAGAAACCGCCGATTTAGAATTTCTCAGCTGTTTTTGTACCCGAACACCTGTATGCTGTATCGTCAGGCCACTCATATTATAGTAAAATGGTCTTTTGAAATACTTATTCTTTTTGAACCTGATTTTCTTATCCGGGTAATTAACAACAACATTAAATCTTTTCAACACACCTCCCCCCAGAGACCCCTGTCTTCTAAGTTTAGAAACTCCCCGAATATATAAGGAATCAGGAAAAGATGTCGTTACATTTTTAATTTTAAAATCCCCGATACGCAATCCTTCTACCTTTGTTTTCTTTCCATAGATATCTCCGTTAAACCCTTTTCCCAGGAAATCAACAAAAGAATTTTGAGGAATTCTGATGTTTTTTTTTGCATTCTCAAACAACCAAAGCGCAGAGCCCGAACCGGAATCCATCAATAAATTAAGATCCACCAGTCCCGTCGATGATTCATATCGTGCTTTGACATATGGTCGTTTACCATTATTAAAGTCCAAAACAGTATCATAGCATTTTTTACACTTTTTATATGTATAGGACTCCGGATTGTATACTTTCAATATTTTTGAGGCATAATTAACCTCTATCACAAAATTTTTAAAAAAGTCATACCCTATAATACCATGCACAGGAAACCCCATTCTAGAAGACAAATCAATACTATCATCAAACACCATATAAACCGTATGATTTCGACTTAGAGAATTCCCTATTTTTAATTGATTATTCACCGATTTGATCCCTTCCAGAGCATCTCCCCCTCCCAATCCTCTAAGTTTAATTTTAGAAATATTTTTCAGTTCTAAATATTTTTTGTTTTCCAGACTAAAAATAATAGTCGTTCCTACTCCTGTATCCAATACAAAAGATAATTTCTCTCCATTTAGCTCTACAGGAATCACAATCAAATTATTAGCAAGTTCAAATTTTATCTTGTCTTTTGTTAACTCCGAATCAAGCAAAAAACCTCTTTGTGAAAAAAGGAGAGATGTAAAAAAGAAAAAAAGAGTCAGTAATTTATAGGTCAAAAATTGATAATTTTCTTTGGGCATCGTATTCATTACAATGAATATAATAATTTACTTCAATTTTTAGCACAATAGTGCGCTATTTTTTAAAAATTTTAAGAAATTAGCGGCTATTTATTTTTAGATAAGACCAATGCCAATAGTATCGAGTAAAGGAAAAGCAATGCCGGAGTCGCCAATTCGAAAATTGGTTCCTTTTGCCGAAAAGGCAGAAAAAGAAGGCAAGCATATTTTTAGGTTGAACATCGGACAACCAGACATTAAAACCCCCATAGAAGCATTAAACGCTGTACGAAATCATACAGTAGAGGTTCTTAGCTATAGTCATTCGGCCGGGTTTAGAAGTTTCAGAGAAAAACTGGCTGCTTATTACTCCAAACACCAGATCGCGATCACTGCTGATAATGTACTGATCACAACAGGAGGAAGTGAAGCCCTTATATTTACTATGGGAAGTATTACTGATCCCGGAGATGAAATCATTGTCCCCGAACCTTTTTATGCTAATTACTACAGCTTTTCTACGCAGTCCTCTGTAACAGTAGTTCCTGTTATTTCCTCTTTAGAGAATGGGTTTAACCTTCCTGATATAGAAGAATTCGAAAAGTTAATTACTCCAAAAACAAAAGCAATCTTAATCTGTAATCCCGGAAATCCAACAGGATACCTATACAGTAAAGAAGAAATCAAAAAATTAGCAGACTTAGCCATAAAGTACGATCTGTTTTTGATCTCCGATGAAGTATACAGGGAATTTGTATATGACGATTCTAAACACTACTCTATATTACAAGACAATCGACTAGCGCAACATGCAATTGTAGTCGATTCCGTTTCCAAAAGATACAGTATGTGCGGAGCTAGAATCGGCTGCCTAATCAGTAAAAACAAAGATGTAATTGACACGGCTATGAAGTTTGCTCAGGCACGATTAAGCCCTCCGACATTTGCGCAAATAGCAAGTGAGGCCGCACTGGATGCCCCAGCGTCTTATTACACGGAAACCATTGCAAAATACAAAGCGAGAAGAGATACTCTTGTAGAAGGATTGCAAAACATTCCCGGGGTTAAGGTAAGTATTCCTGACGGTGCCTTCTATTGCATTGCAGAATTACCTGTAGAAGATGCTGAACATTTCTCTAAATGGCTATTAGATAAATTCCATGTTGACAACCAAACTGTTATGCTCGCTCCAGCTGCCGGGTTTTATTCCAGTAGAGACAAGGGGAAAAACCAGGTACGAATAGCCTATGTACTCAACAGAAGAGACTTATCACAAGCTACCAAAATATTACAGTTAGCTTTAGAAAAATATCAAAATGATGAATATAGAATACAAGAAGTCCCTCAAAAAGTATAATACTTTTGGCATCGACGTTACAGCTTCTGAATTCATCTCAATACAATCAGAAGGAGAACTCATCGAAGTACTTAAGCTACAAAAACCATTTTTTGTCTTAAGTGGAGGCAGTAATATGTTACTTACAAAAAATATTGAAGCCCTGGTTATTCACATGAACAATAAGGGTATTTCTGTAGAAAACACTTCTGACACTAGTGTACAAATTAAAGCCATGGCAGGAGAGAACTGGCATGATTTTGTACAGTATTGCGTAACCAACGATTATGGAGGATTGGAAAACCTTTCCTTAATCCCCGGTTGTGTAGGGAGTGCTCCTATTCAGAATATAGGTGCTTATGGAGTAGAACTCAAAGATTCATTTATACGCTGTTCCGCTATTCATATCAAAACAAGAGAAAAACGTATATTCACTAAAGAAGAATGTATGTTCGGATACCGAAATTCCATTTTCAAAAACGATATAAAAGGACAGTATATTATCACTAGTGTTACCTTTGAACTAACCCACAAAACCCATACGATAAATACTAGTTACGGCGCCATCGAAAAAGAACTGTCAAAAAATGAGATCGAGCAGCCCACAATTAGAGATATCGCCAATGCCGTTATCGCTATTCGCAAAAGCAAGCTTCCGGACCCAAAAGAAATTGGGAACAGCGGCAGTTTCTTTAAAAACCCTGTTATCCCAACCAAACTTTTTACAGAGATCAAAGCACAATATCCTGAAATCCCATCCTACCCTGTTGATGATCAAACCACCAAAGTTCCTGCTGGATGGCTTATAGAACAATGTGGTTTTAAAGGCAAGCGATGGGGAGATGCCGGAATTCATAAAAATCAGGCACTGGTATTGGTCAACTACGGAAACGCTACTGGAAAAGAAATAGTAGAAATTTCCCGCTCCATTCAAAAAGAAGTAGCTGACAAGTTTAATATCGTCCTGGAAACAGAAGTCAATATTATATAAATCAGCTCCACTTTCTGTGTTTAAAATTGTATCCCTGAAAGCGTTAATTTCAGTCGTGATATAGAACATCGTACATATTCTTTGTATCTTTGCACTTATTGTTATTATTTTATTAAATGAAATTACTTTTTCTTACCATTGGGATCTTACTAATTGCCTTTGCTGGAATTGCTATAAAAATCTGGGCTAAAAAAGATGGGAAATTTGCAGGAACATGCGCTAGTCAAAGCCCGTTTTTAAACAAAGAAGGAGAATCCTGTTCTTTATGTGGTAAAACTCCGGATCAATACGCCTCTTGTGATGATGCTGGTCACAGCAAATAATCCGCAAAAAATATTTCTGAAACACAGATCATTGAAAAAAGAATCCTTAACACTGTTAGATCACATACAAAAAGCCAAAGAAGGAAAACAAACATCTTTTAATTATTTGTTGGATACTTTTTGGAACGATGTATACAATTTCCAGTTACAACGAGTAAGGAATGAATACGAAGCAGAAGATATCTCTATCCAGAGTTTCTCCAGAGCTTTTGATAAAATTCACACTTTTAAAGAGGAGTATAGTTTTAAAACCTGGTTAATTCAGATTAGCAAGAACATTCATATTGATTTGCTTCGCAAAAAAAATGCCTCCATTCAGACCAAAACAACGAATGAAGTAGGAGAAGCAGTCTATAAAATTGCGGATGACACCCCTACCCCTGAAGATAAATTAATCACAGAACAAAACCTGGCACAACTACTACTATACATCAAACAACTAAAACCTCATTACCAACAAGTTATTAATTTGCGCTATTTTCAGGAGCTGAGCTACAAAGAGATTTCAAGCACATTAAATGAACCGATTAACAATGTTAAGGTAAAACTTCTCAGAGCAAGAAAGTTATTGGCAGAAATCATTAAATCTCCAAAAAAATAACCCTTCCCTGCTACTCTTTTTATCAGTCACTTATTAACATACTCCAGATCACAAAACATCGCAATATCAAATTCTTACATATTAAGAATCATTATAAAAAAAAGAAAAAAACAGATAAAAAAGCGATGGATGACCAATAGCACTCTATAAATCCATGCGATCTTTGTATTTTTGTAAAAAATAATTGCTTATATGAATACAGCTGTTACTTCAGTGAAACCACCTAAAGGAAAACCTAAATGGCTACGTGTTAAACTTCCTACAGGAAAGAAATACACAGAGCTCCGTGGTTTGGTGGACAAATACAAGCTTCACACCATCTGTACTTCCGGTAGTTGCCCGAATATGGGAGAGTGCTGGAGTGAAGGGACAGCCACATTCATGATCCTGGGAAATATATGTACTCGTTCCTGTGGTTTTTGCGGAGTAAAAACCGGAAGACCTGAAACTGTTGATTGGGAAGAACCGGAAAAAGTAGCCCGATCTATAAAGCTGATGAATATCAAACATGCAGTGATTACCTCTGTAGACAGAGATGATCTTGCTGATGGAGGATCCATTATCTGGGCAGAAACAATTCAGGCAATCCGAAGAATGAATCCCAATACAACATTAGAGACATTAATCCCGGATTTTCAAGGAAAACACAAAAACATAAATCGAATTATTGCTGTAAAACCCGAAGTTGTTTCTCATAATATGGAAACCGTAAAACGACTTACCAGAGAGGTTCGAATACAAGCAAAATACGAACAAAGTTTAGCAGTTTTAAAATACTTAAAAGATAGCGGAATCAACAGAACCAAGAGTGGAATCATGCTTGGATTAGGAGAGAAAGAAGAAGAAGTTATCCAAACATTAGAAGACTTAAGGGCTGTGAACCTGGATATTGTTACTATTGGTCAGTATTTACAACCTAGTAAAAAACACCTTCCTGTTAAGCAATTCATTACACCAGATCAGTTTAAGAAATACGAAGAAATTGGATTAAAAATGGGGTTCAGACATGTAGAAAGCAGCGCCTTGGTTCGCTCATCTTACAGAGCACAAAAGCACCTGACATAATTCTTTTTCGAAAAAAAAATCACATCGCGATACCATGAGTACTTCCATACGAATTGCAATTAATGGATTCGGTAGAATTGGTAGAAATTTATTCCGACTTCTTTTAGACCACCCTACTATTCAGGTAGTAGCCATTAATGACTTAGCCGACACTAAAACACTTAGTCACCTATTAAAATACGATAGTATTCACGGTATCTTACCCGGCACTATATCGCATACAGAAAATACTATTGTAGTAAATGACCATGCTTTTCCTTTATTAAACGAAAAAGAACCAGCTTCCTGTAACTGGAAGCAATACGATGTTGATATTGTCATCGAAGCCACAGGGAAGTTCAAAAACAAGCAACAAG contains:
- a CDS encoding valine--tRNA ligase; this encodes MASSGKYDSKSVEDKWYNYWMENNYFHSEVDDREAYTIVIPPPNVTGVLHMGHMLNNTIQDVLIRRARLKGYNACWVPGTDHASIATEAKVVAKLKEEGINKSDLTREEFLKHAWEWTHKHGGIILEQLKKLGASCDWERTAFTMDDNLSASVIKVFVDLYNKGLIYRGYRMVNWDPQAKTTLSDEEVIYEEKQGNLYYLKYKLEGSEETLTIATTRPETIMGDTAICINPNDERFAHLKGKKAIIPVVGRAIPVIEDEYVDMEFGTGCLKVTPAHDQNDKVLGDKHQLEVIDIFNDDATLNANGLHYEGKDRFVVRKEIVKELEAIGALEKVETHLNKVGTSERTKAVIEPKLSDQWFLKMKDLAAPALTAVLDKEVNLVPEKFVNTYRYWMENVRDWNISRQLWWGHQIPAYYFGTGKEDFVVAETREEALKLAKEKSGNNDLSDADLTQDPDALDTWFSSWLWPMSVFNGILEPDNEEIKYYYPTNDLVTAPEILFFWVARMIIAGYEYRKEKPFTNVYLTGIVRDKKRRKMSKSLGNSPDPLDLIDRYGADGIRVGMLLSSPAGNDLMFDEELCKQGSGFVNKIWNAFRLIKGWEVDETIPQPEASGIALEWYRSRFQQALRELEDSYAKYRISDALMTTYKLVWDDFCSWLLEMIKPAYGSPIDGKTYKEVIAVLEENLKILHPFVPFISEELWHQISDRTKEEALIIAEWPKERAVNKELIAQFEIAAAVVSEIRTIRKEKNISFKEQIEMSVLNHEKFSTAFDAVIAKLGNISAISYVDDKVEKALSFRVKSNEYFVPMSGAINVDEEIKKLSEELAYTEGFLKSVQKKLQNERFVNNAPEKVIEVERKKQADAEAKIETLKSSLASLKS
- a CDS encoding DUF1573 domain-containing protein; protein product: MKNIMMILFVALLGTTINAQEAKAQIKFKTDVIDYGEIEAGSDGIREFEFTNTGSAPLIISRVYSSCGCTIPEKPKDPIAPGDNGVIKVKYDTKRVGPIRKTITVYSNAEESTKAIKIKGTVLAKK
- a CDS encoding pyridoxal phosphate-dependent aminotransferase; amino-acid sequence: MPIVSSKGKAMPESPIRKLVPFAEKAEKEGKHIFRLNIGQPDIKTPIEALNAVRNHTVEVLSYSHSAGFRSFREKLAAYYSKHQIAITADNVLITTGGSEALIFTMGSITDPGDEIIVPEPFYANYYSFSTQSSVTVVPVISSLENGFNLPDIEEFEKLITPKTKAILICNPGNPTGYLYSKEEIKKLADLAIKYDLFLISDEVYREFVYDDSKHYSILQDNRLAQHAIVVDSVSKRYSMCGARIGCLISKNKDVIDTAMKFAQARLSPPTFAQIASEAALDAPASYYTETIAKYKARRDTLVEGLQNIPGVKVSIPDGAFYCIAELPVEDAEHFSKWLLDKFHVDNQTVMLAPAAGFYSSRDKGKNQVRIAYVLNRRDLSQATKILQLALEKYQNDEYRIQEVPQKV
- a CDS encoding aspartyl protease family protein, whose product is MNTMPKENYQFLTYKLLTLFFFFTSLLFSQRGFLLDSELTKDKIKFELANNLIVIPVELNGEKLSFVLDTGVGTTIIFSLENKKYLELKNISKIKLRGLGGGDALEGIKSVNNQLKIGNSLSRNHTVYMVFDDSIDLSSRMGFPVHGIIGYDFFKNFVIEVNYASKILKVYNPESYTYKKCKKCYDTVLDFNNGKRPYVKARYESSTGLVDLNLLMDSGSGSALWLFENAKKNIRIPQNSFVDFLGKGFNGDIYGKKTKVEGLRIGDFKIKNVTTSFPDSLYIRGVSKLRRQGSLGGGVLKRFNVVVNYPDKKIRFKKNKYFKRPFYYNMSGLTIQHTGVRVQKQLRNSKSAVSFSFETRGGKEEGDMVSFTEYKSNFHYSLAKQYEVVDVRKGSSAAAVGLKKGDVLLAINGKNADEYKLSDLNDLFYSKEGKKIRLRIERLGVELTYTFRLKKVI